In Streptomyces sclerotialus, the DNA window GGCCCCGTGCAGGCGGTCCATGCCGGCGTCCTCCCACTCGACGGAGACGGGGCCGGCGTAGCCGATCGACGCGAGGGCACGAAAGGCGTCCTCCCAGGGGACGTCTCCGTGGCCGGTGGACACGAAGTCCCAGCCGCGCCGCGGGTCACCCCACGGAAGGTGCGAGCCGAGGGCGCCCGCGCGCCCGCCGGCCGGCCGCAGGCGGGTGTCCTTGCAGTCGACGTGGTAGATGCGGTCGGCGAAGTCGGTGATGAATCCGACCGAGTCGATGCCCTGCCACAGCATGTGCGAGGGGTCCCAGTTGAATCCGAAGGCCGCACGCCGGTCGAGGGCCTCCAGCGCACGGACGCTGGTCCAGTGGTCGTAGGCGATCTCCCCGGGATGCACCTCGTGAGCGAAGCGGACCCCCTCGTCGTCGAAGACGTCGAGGATCGGGTTCCAGCGGCGGGCGAAGTCGGCGTAACCGTCGTCGATCACCGCCTGGGGAACCGGCGGGAACATCGCGACATAGGGCCAGATCTTCGATCCGGTGAAACCGACGACGACATCCGCGCCGAGCCTGCGGGCCACGCGGGCGGCGCGCTTCATGTCCTGCGCGGCACGCCGGCGTACGCCTTCGGGCTCGCCGTCGCCCCAGGTGCTCGCGCGCAGGATCGCCTGGTGCCGGAAGTCGATGGGGTCGTCGCAGACCGCCTGCCTGGTGAGGTGGTGGGAGATCGCCCAGCAGCCGAGACCGTACCTGTCGAGGATGTCGAGACGGCTGCGCAGGTAGGCGGGGTCGGCTTCGGCGCGCTCCAGGTCGAGGTGGTCGCCGGACGCGGCGATCTCCAGTCCGTCGTAGCCCCACTCGCTCGCCAGCCGGGCGACCGTTTCGAAGGGAAGGTCCGCCCATTGCCCGGTGAAGAGGGTGACAGGCTGTCGGGCGGGCGCCTGCGGCTGTTCGATCGTCATACTGTCTCCTCGTCGTCGGCCGGGACGTCGGCCCAGTTGCCGGAGGCGGCCGAAGCCAGGACGGCCTCGGTGATCCGGGCGGCGCGCAGGCCGTCGGCGAAGCGGGGAAGGCCCTCGACAGCCTCGCCGCGTAGGGCGGTGTAGGTGTCGGCCACGAAGTCGGTGAAGCACTCGTGGTAGCCCTGGGGATGCCCGGAGGGCAGTGCCCCCCGAGGGGCGGGCGGCGAACCGGGGCGGCTCGGATCGCGGACCACCGTCCGGTTCACGTCCCGCCCGCCGATCCAGAGGGTCTCCGGGGTTTCCTGGTGGAACGCGTAGCTGGCGTCCGGCCCGTCGAAGGAGAAGGACAGGGCGTTCTTGCGGCCGGCACTCGCCTGGCTGAGCACGACGCTGCCGAGCGCGCCGGTGTCGGTGGTGAAGGCGACGACCGCCCCGTCCTCAGTGGTGACGGTGACGGGCTCGCCGGCGGGGCCGGGCCGGGTGGGCACGGACCGGGCGAACCGGGCGTGCACTCGGACGATGCGTTGGCCGGTAACGAACTCCGCCAGGTCGCACCAGTGGACACCGATGTCGGCGAACGCACGGCTGTCCCCGCCGGTCGCCGCGTCGACACGCCAGTTCGTGGTGCCCGGGTCGGCCAGCCAGTCCTGCAGATAGCTGCCGTGCAGCAGCCACGGCGGCGTCGCATCCCGGGCCTGGATCCGGGCCCGGGCCTCCCGGACGGAGGCGTAGTAGCGGTAGACGAACGGCACCGTGGCGACGAGTCCGCTGTCGGCCGCCAGCGCCGTCAGGCGCGCTGCGTCGGCCGTGTCGGTGGCGAGCGGCTTCTCGCACACCACGTGGCAGCCCGCCTGCAACGCCGCCTGGACGAAGCCGGCGTGCGAAGCGTTGGGCGTGCACACGTGCAGGACGTCAATTCCGGCCCCCAACGCCTCGTCCACCGAGCCGGTGCCCATGCCCGCTCCGAACGCGTGGGCTCCCGCTCTTCCCTTCTCGGGGCTGGAGCCCACGACGGCGACCAGGTCACCGCCGGCGGCGATGATCGAACGGGAGTGGACGGCTCCCATGAAGCCGGTTCCGACGACGGCTGCGCGCACGGTGCGCATGAGACCTCGCTTCTCGTGGATGATCAGGGCGGGTGGGCGTCAGCGCCGACGGGCGTCGCGCTCCAGGGACCGCAGCAGGGCGTGCTGACGGCGGACCTGTTCGACTGCGCGGTAGGGAAGGCGGTCGCCCTCGTACTCGCTGGAGAGATAGCCGGTGTAGCCGTGCTCGACGAGGGTGCTGACGATCTCCTGCCACGGGATCTGCGGATCGGTGAGGTCGTCGGTGATGTCGAAGAACTTCGCCTGGATGAAGGCGACGTACGGCAGTACAGCCACCAGGTCCGTCATGGGGACGGCCAGAGGAGTGCGCCAGCCGGCTTCCTGGGCCTCCTCGTCGAGCCCTTCCTGGTGGGCATCGGTGGCGGCGCGCTGGAAGATGCCTGTGTCGATCAGGAGCCGGAAGTGGTCGGTGCCGGTGCGCTCGATGAACGTCAGGTAGTCGTCGACGACCTCGTGCCTGAGGGGGGTGGGTGCGTGGATCTCCGGACAGATGACGATGCCGAGTTCGGCCGCGCGGTCCAGGACGCGTTCGATGACCGGTTCCCAGATGGGGTGCGGCTTGAGGTGCATCGACACCACGCCGATCTTGGGGCGCAGGGTGGTGAAGCCGAGCGTGGACGCCAGGTCCAGGTCGCGGCGCAGGATGGTGACGCCCTCGTCGACAGTCAGGTCGCGGTGCTGCCACATCCGCGAGTCGATCCAGGAGCCGTAGTTGGTGGCGGTCAGTCGGTGACGTTCCAGGCCGGCGTGCCAGTTGTCGATCCACCGGGTGGTCGGCGTGGGGTAGCCGCTGATGTTGCCCTCGCCGAGGATCTCGATCCCGGTCGCGCCGAGGTCGGCGATCTCGGCCATGGCGTCGTCGAGGGTGAGCAGGGTGTAGAGGTCTCCGGTGTAGCTGTAGAGGGAGACGCCGTACTGCAGGGTGGGGTGCCCGCTTGTCACAGGAGGGTGACCTTTCGCTCGGCGTGGAAGACCGAGGGCTGGAACTCGGCCGGGATGTACGGGGCTTGCAGGGCGATGTCGACCTGGAGGTGGTGCACGCCCGCGGGCAGGCCGCCCGGGTGCGGGACGGTGATGGTGGCCGGTTCGTCGAGCTGCCAGCGCACGTCGGTGGAGGTGCGCAGCTCGGCGCAGGTGAAGTCGCGCCCCTGGAGGGTCCACAGTGGCGTCTCCCGAGCCCAGAACAGGTCACCGACCCGGACCTCGACGCCTTCGATGAGGCTGCCCCACAGCCCGCGGTAGTTGGGCATCCGGAGCTTGAACTGGAAGCCGATGGTTTCCCCGTCGGCGTCGACGTTGCGCACGCCGCGGTTCTGGATGATGTCCCGGTCGAGCATGGGTCCTCCGGTGAGTGGGGAACGAGGGGTTCGTATGCACGGTCAGTGGTCGGCTTCGGCGGAGGCGATGCTGCGGGCGCCACCGACGGCGAGGGCGACCGAGGTCAGGGTGGGGTTGCAGGCCGTGGCAGTGGGGATGACGCCGTTGCCGGCCACGAACAGGCCGCGCACGCCCCACACCTGGCTGGCCGGATCGCACACCGAGGTCCCGTCGTCGGTGGCGCCCATCCGGACGGTGCCCTGGTAGTGCAGGGACGCGCCTGCGGGGAAGACCAGGGGCGGGGTGTCGTCGAGCGGCTCGCCGAGGGCTGCCGCGGCACGGAGGATGTCGGCCCGCGCGTTCTTGATCGCGGCGTGGTCCGCCTCGGTGAGCCGGTAGTGGATCTGCATCGCCGGCATGCCGTAGCCGTCCTGCTCGTCGTCGCGGAAGGTGACCCGGTCGTCCGCCTGGAGGTCCTTGGCGCAGAACCAGCCGAGCCCGACGATCGCCCCGGGGCGCGAGTCGTCGTCGGCCAACTGGACCGGTGAGGTGTCGAGCTGCATCACCTGGCCGTGGAACGGGTGGGTATCGGTGAACGGCACCCACGTCACGCCGCTGCTGGGCGTGACCCCCACGCTGCCGCGCGCCGCCGGACCGTCCGGCAGATCCCGCATGCGCACGGCGTACACCACCTGGGGCTGGTCGTTGAGGTAGCGGCCGAGGGCGGGCGGACGGACATCGGAGGCGTGCAACAGCTGCGGGGTACGCAGACTGTCCGCGGCCACCACCACATAGCGAGCGGTGACGTCGTGCTCGGTCTCCGTACGCCGGTCACGGACCCGCACCCCGCGCACGGCACCACCGTCCTCGTGCAGAAGAACGCGGGTCACCAGGGCCTGCGGGTGCAGGGAGAACCGGGAGTTGCCCCAGGTGACGTCGCCGAACACCACGTCCGTGCCGCTCCACAGCAGTCCGCCGTCCCGAGCGCGCCGAACGGCGAGCGGCATGGGCTGCACCTGTCTGTCGGCGGCGCGGTCGTGGTCGAGGGCACCGGAGAGGCGCTTGCGTACCTCGTCGGCGAACGGTGCGTCGGCCAGCACCTCGGCCGAGACGCCGAGCAACCGCTCGGCCTCAGCCAGCAGGACGGGCATCTCGGAGACGAAGGGGATGACCTCGCTGTCGCCCGGCCGGGGGCACGCCCCGGTCCAGTGCGCGCCCATACCGCCCACGTTGCTGGACATCGCGCCGGCCGGCAGGCCGTCCTCGCCCTCCTGACGCCACCCCTTCTCCAGCAGGAACGTGCCGGGCCGCTGCAGCCTGCGCTGATCGCTGGCGTAGCCGTCCATCGTGTTGCTCGGCACACCCCCCGCGAGCGGGAGAGGTCCCTCCGAAGCACGCTGCGCCGACGCCCGCCGCTCGTCGTCCGCGATGTTCTTCACGTGAGCGCCGGGCGGATCACTGACGAGCGGCCCCACTTCGAAGACGGCGACCCTCAGGGCAGGAGCCAGTTCGCTCAGGACCCGGGCGTAGGCAGCGCCGGCAGGACCGCTGCCCACGATCGCGACATCGACCCCGGCCGGGAACCTGCTGCTCCCTGCGGCGGAACCGTGCTCATCAGTACTGGCGGAACGGGGCATCCGGGCCTCCCTGGGCGCCGCACATGCGTAGCGGTCGCCGACTGTCGGACGAGATCGACGCGGCCCGTCGCGCTTTCGACCAGCTGGGCCACTCGGCTCCACAACTTAAGTTCCTCAGGCACATAAGACAAGCCCCAGGTGGATGACCTCATCCTGACTGCCGCGAAGGGGAACGCACCGACGAGACCATTGACTTAAGTCCCTCACGAACACAAGATGCGCCCCAGTCCCTTAGGCAACGACGCTGACGTGAGGACACGACGATGAGCATCAGGCAGCACGCCGCAGAGCCGACCGAGCCGGCTTCGACCGCGGAAGATGGCACCGACGGCGGGCAACCCGCCCCGGCAGACGACCCGCGGGCGGTGCGCCGCCGCGAGCGAGCGGCCTTCGCGCTGGGCGATCTGGCATCCAACCTGACGTGGACCACCATCTCCAGCTACCTGTTGTTCTTCTACACCGACGTGGCAGGTATCGCGGCCGGGGCCGCCGGCACACTCATGCTGGTCGCACGGCTGCTCGACGCACTCTTCGATCC includes these proteins:
- a CDS encoding sugar phosphate isomerase/epimerase family protein, which translates into the protein MTIEQPQAPARQPVTLFTGQWADLPFETVARLASEWGYDGLEIAASGDHLDLERAEADPAYLRSRLDILDRYGLGCWAISHHLTRQAVCDDPIDFRHQAILRASTWGDGEPEGVRRRAAQDMKRAARVARRLGADVVVGFTGSKIWPYVAMFPPVPQAVIDDGYADFARRWNPILDVFDDEGVRFAHEVHPGEIAYDHWTSVRALEALDRRAAFGFNWDPSHMLWQGIDSVGFITDFADRIYHVDCKDTRLRPAGGRAGALGSHLPWGDPRRGWDFVSTGHGDVPWEDAFRALASIGYAGPVSVEWEDAGMDRLHGAAEALRYVRSLLWRLPGATFDAAFSNQ
- a CDS encoding Gfo/Idh/MocA family protein, with product MRTVRAAVVGTGFMGAVHSRSIIAAGGDLVAVVGSSPEKGRAGAHAFGAGMGTGSVDEALGAGIDVLHVCTPNASHAGFVQAALQAGCHVVCEKPLATDTADAARLTALAADSGLVATVPFVYRYYASVREARARIQARDATPPWLLHGSYLQDWLADPGTTNWRVDAATGGDSRAFADIGVHWCDLAEFVTGQRIVRVHARFARSVPTRPGPAGEPVTVTTEDGAVVAFTTDTGALGSVVLSQASAGRKNALSFSFDGPDASYAFHQETPETLWIGGRDVNRTVVRDPSRPGSPPAPRGALPSGHPQGYHECFTDFVADTYTALRGEAVEGLPRFADGLRAARITEAVLASAASGNWADVPADDEETV
- a CDS encoding sugar phosphate isomerase/epimerase family protein; this encodes MTSGHPTLQYGVSLYSYTGDLYTLLTLDDAMAEIADLGATGIEILGEGNISGYPTPTTRWIDNWHAGLERHRLTATNYGSWIDSRMWQHRDLTVDEGVTILRRDLDLASTLGFTTLRPKIGVVSMHLKPHPIWEPVIERVLDRAAELGIVICPEIHAPTPLRHEVVDDYLTFIERTGTDHFRLLIDTGIFQRAATDAHQEGLDEEAQEAGWRTPLAVPMTDLVAVLPYVAFIQAKFFDITDDLTDPQIPWQEIVSTLVEHGYTGYLSSEYEGDRLPYRAVEQVRRQHALLRSLERDARRR
- a CDS encoding C-glycoside deglycosidase beta subunit domain-containing protein, yielding MLDRDIIQNRGVRNVDADGETIGFQFKLRMPNYRGLWGSLIEGVEVRVGDLFWARETPLWTLQGRDFTCAELRTSTDVRWQLDEPATITVPHPGGLPAGVHHLQVDIALQAPYIPAEFQPSVFHAERKVTLL
- a CDS encoding GMC oxidoreductase; translated protein: MPRSASTDEHGSAAGSSRFPAGVDVAIVGSGPAGAAYARVLSELAPALRVAVFEVGPLVSDPPGAHVKNIADDERRASAQRASEGPLPLAGGVPSNTMDGYASDQRRLQRPGTFLLEKGWRQEGEDGLPAGAMSSNVGGMGAHWTGACPRPGDSEVIPFVSEMPVLLAEAERLLGVSAEVLADAPFADEVRKRLSGALDHDRAADRQVQPMPLAVRRARDGGLLWSGTDVVFGDVTWGNSRFSLHPQALVTRVLLHEDGGAVRGVRVRDRRTETEHDVTARYVVVAADSLRTPQLLHASDVRPPALGRYLNDQPQVVYAVRMRDLPDGPAARGSVGVTPSSGVTWVPFTDTHPFHGQVMQLDTSPVQLADDDSRPGAIVGLGWFCAKDLQADDRVTFRDDEQDGYGMPAMQIHYRLTEADHAAIKNARADILRAAAALGEPLDDTPPLVFPAGASLHYQGTVRMGATDDGTSVCDPASQVWGVRGLFVAGNGVIPTATACNPTLTSVALAVGGARSIASAEADH